In the Salvia splendens isolate huo1 chromosome 16, SspV2, whole genome shotgun sequence genome, gggttaatcgggtgcgggctaatcgggttttgattttatcgggctagaaatttccaaccctaaccctataaatttggcgggctattcgggccagcccacgggttacgggctacattgacatccctagtagTAGTACTGAAATGTAGTACTCCTATTGAAATCTCGTGTGAGTGAGGCAcacttaaatattaatatgcGAATTTTAACATAatcaaacacaaataaatttacctaatacttagagcatcctcatccgtgctcttgccaatgaGCACAGATGTgagcccggacccacttttactctctactcttagacaagagcacaacatccacatccgttctcttccgcaaggacaagctcaagggtcccaccattctattattcaatttaaataaaaacatttccacaaaactaaaatgcattaaaaatatctggaatactattacaaattacaaaaaaattaaaaattacataattaaaatcctaaaatttaaaaagtacataattaaaatcctaaaaattaaaaactacataattaaattcataaagtTAAAAAagcccactactcgtggccgaatttcgctcaaatgtgtttgattaggtctttttgtagctcaatgtgggctcgggtatcgcgcattgtgttccttgtttcgatcctctcgcccaccgtcgtatgcataCCTcggcgggttgctgagcgtcttcacgaaagtcgaccaccttgggtagataccatcggcgagatagtaacccatgtggtatgcatttccgttgacggtgaagtcgatcgccggtgctacaccattcaaaacatcattgaagagtggtgaagaatagagcacgttcaagtcgtttgGATCCGgtaataccaaaatatgcatgccaaatccataggcggtagtcggcaactgcttcaaggataagtgttgggccgccgcctttgtggccgcttaagtgttgccccctccaagcagtcgggcaattcttccacatccaatgcatgcagtcaatgctgccaagcataccgggaaaaccatggactgtttcgtgaagacgaagcaaccgttggcaatcatcggtggtgggtgcccggaggaattcctcaccgaaagctgaacgaacgccgtcgcaaaaatttttaagacaaaggattccagttgactcactgACATgtaaatactcgtcgaagaggtcagccgtttacccagtagcaagttgccggatggcacacgtacacttctgcaacgccgagagattttgccgaccggttgcgtctgtacttgtttgaaagtattcaacacggacggataatgtgttgacaatacgcataaacaagcgttttgacattCGAAAATGGCGCTGAAAGTTATCTTCCGGTAACCGCGGCTGGTCGAAAAAATAGTTGGCAACGAgtctttcgttggctccctcccggtcacgatggatgtagcggcgagttgatctagttggtcgagaaggaggggtgggggtattcgcggtgacataggcttcataggcggcacgctattgttcatagtattcttgttcttcgcgctccgcttccgcaatgagattggtaaaatccatttgagagggtttgagtgagagaggaagatgtagataagttgtatgaaaaaatatgaatgagagatgatttgatgtgaaaaatgaatgataaatgtgtgtatttatagatgatcttgggaataaaaaataaaaaaaattccagaaaaacggtaaaaaaaacggccgtatttttgggaatctgaaaatatatatatattttttaatttttggtattattttcgatttttaaaaaaatgaatttccaacggaaatacCTTTgaccaatcagaacgcgccacgtcagctgctcgctggcacggacgtgctcgatgcatcgagcagcgccgcgccagaggcaagagcgcagcggagAGCAAgcggtgccgcgccgctggcacggacggacggacacgTGCCCACTcaccgctgtggatgctcttatgagtTTTAggatcgagcacgtccgtgccagaggcaagagcgcagcggagagcaggcggtgccgcgccactggcacggacggacaCGTGCCCACTcaccgctgtggatgctcttatgagtTTTAGACagaaataaaatgcaaattagAATCTTACCGCCTTACCGACTGACTTCCCAAGTGACCTCATTGAGAATCTCTCTTAGATTCTGACTACATACCTATTATAGAATCTCTCTAGTTGTAAAATCTTTGAGTTTGAACTTtgaattagagcatccacaataggggcGGCGCGCTGGCCGCCCCGGAGACGCCGGATGGGAGGGGGCGGAAGGGCTATCGCCGAGTATtcggcgaggacgcggcggtgaGGGAGCGGCGCTTCCGCTGCGGGGGCggacatttttttttttaaatttatttaattacctataaatacacctcattcccctcattattttcacactaTTCTAACTCTTTATTCCTATCTTGTCTCCCTAAATTTCTCTCTCCTCAATGAGAGAGGTTGCAATTATAGATAGTTAGTTTTAATGGCACACAAGAGTTGACTAATGAGGAGTATTGGAGTAAATTTCGTAACAGATCGTTAGTTTAATTATAGGATTGAAAGTAAAGGTAAAATTACTTTAACGAATTCTACTCGGCAGATACTTCtctactaatattaaatattttattaaaatgaaCGTATACATTGTATCCAAGATAGTATATATtcttattttgaaattatagcATATGCTTTCGGATACGACTAATTACTCTCGTTGAATGTTGGAGAATTAATGTACTAAATGTGTTCCAATCCTCTTTGTTAATTGGTTATTTAGTTAAACTCCAACAACTATTACTCTCCCCCTCTGTTTCAACGAAGATTACCTCGTTCGGGATATAATAGTATTTTATACACTTGTATGTTATGTGAGAatatcgaaataaaataaaaataatagtgttttcattttaaaaaaatgataatcatTATCCCGACAAacttataaaaatgaaaaaaaagcaTCATTTTTGTTAGGGCCAAATggagtactccctctgtcccattagaaatgaaatgttttcctttttggtatgtcctattaaaaatgaaacgtttctaaaaatggaaacaatactctctctactttttcttctctcttactttactctctcttcattaactcacaaaacaacactacataaaatctcgtgctcaaaagcaaatgttgcatatttaatgggacggaggggagggagtatattttaagcTCATTCCATTTGGAGACAAGTCAACGAATATTGCTTCATTCCACCCCTCCTAAATAGAAAGTAGTGCTCCATTCTTTACGACTCTATATATAATAACCAATTTCTTTTTTCTGAAATTTATTACCGAATAACTATATCCTTACGCTTGTCAATCTCTCAATAttccaaaatattatttttttcatctttttatttctttatttcccTTTTAGCCCATTAAAAGCCGAGACAAAGATTCTATACTCGTaaacaattgtcattaaaaaaagCGAATATAACTATCAAGAGTTAAATAAATCCGCCGACGttccccaaaaaaattattacaAAATGAGGCATAATTTTCGAAGCTTCGTCTTCTTACATTGTTTGCTATATATATACATCTTGCAACATCACACTAAAACTCATTTCCGTCTTAAACTTTGAATTTCATCTGATTTCGAACTATCTTCACTTTTTCTTGAAcaatttgtttggattttgaaaATGGCTTCCAACTCAAGCCCACACCATTCAGGAAACTCTTCACTTAAATTCAAGGTAAGCAAAATAACACATTTCTCTTCATGTAAGCATaagtaaatttattttatttgtaaataatGAATTTATGCATCCAATTTCCTAAATAAGGATGGGAAGACGATGACAATTCCACCTAAGGCTCTCAACATTGTTTGGGGCAACGACAATCGATATTGGACCGTGCCCGAAAAAGAGTGAgtagtatataaatttattttcttaagcGACCGAGTGAATTTCTCCCTCGtcataaaatgaataaataaatatataatggtGTGGTTTTGCAGGGGTTTGCCGGCGCCTGCAGAATTACACCAAGTGAGCTGGCTAGAGGTGACAGGAGTCGTGGACGACACGAATCCCAACAAGAACTGTGAGGTAGGGTTTCGCGTCTCGTTGAATCCAGACGCGTTCGGGTGGGGGAAGTATCCGATCTACATGATGATcaagaaggggaccaagatcTCATGGACCAAGATCAACATAAACCCTAATCGAAAGGGGGAGTTTGAGATAAAAGGGAGATGGATGAAAGCCGATCAGCAAAGCCAAAACAACGTTAATAGTAGCGATCGAAAGGTCTTCTTCGGgttgtacgaagtttggagtggAAAGTGGAAGGGAGGCCTCAAGATTCACTATGCATATATCAAGGAGTTGCCatgaacacacacacacacacacacacaaacacaaagaaataaagttttttttttggaataaaTTAATGTTTGTTTAACATGACATCTGCAGCGTTCTTCTTGATGTAATAATCGATTTGGTTATTTTCTACTTACCTACTTCTTATGCATGTGATGGATGCAATGGTGAGGAAACATTGTTCTTGTTTATTTGTTACTATAaaatattgtgttttttttgtattaAAGTTGTTTGGCAACCAAAGTGCTATGGTGGGATTTGAAATTTTAGCTTGATTTAGTAATAACTTTGAAGGCATATCAGAGTTGACGGCATTGATCGcaatacaaaaaaaaagtataaaCAAATTAATCTTAAAATAGTAGTTATAATATACTAAGTACtttgttataaaaaaatatttataaattaatactagtatatgcTGTACTTATTTTGATTTGGGTGTTTGAGTGAAAATGAGGAAAGCGCTCTCTCATCTTGTTACGTACGGCCATACTTTACATGAAATCCACGCAAGGAATAAAATTGAATTGTCAAAATGATAAGAATTTCAAATCTTGGAAAAATTTTGGGTTGATATTTATGCTTATGATATAGACGCAAAAATTTTAAGATTGCGTGACT is a window encoding:
- the LOC121770879 gene encoding protein PHLOEM PROTEIN 2-LIKE A9-like, whose translation is MASNSSPHHSGNSSLKFKDGKTMTIPPKALNIVWGNDNRYWTVPEKEGLPAPAELHQVSWLEVTGVVDDTNPNKNCEVGFRVSLNPDAFGWGKYPIYMMIKKGTKISWTKININPNRKGEFEIKGRWMKADQQSQNNVNSSDRKVFFGLYEVWSGKWKGGLKIHYAYIKELP